The Carassius auratus strain Wakin unplaced genomic scaffold, ASM336829v1 scaf_tig00016903, whole genome shotgun sequence DNA segment cgttgcctccctcgggagtgccagcatTGTCCGAGTCCGATCCCAAGCTCATGGCCGTGCTTTCTCGGGCAgtggagagcatcgggcttgagtggaatcctccgccCTGTCCCGAGcactcgaggctggatgattggtttctgggggctgctcatgcagatcgccagcacccccctctggttccgttcttcccggaagtgcaccaggaagtaaccagttcatggaaggcacctttaactgctgGAAACCGTTCTGGtacttcctccgccttcactgccctcagTGGCGGGCGGCCAAAGGGTATGttgggattcccccggtggagcattctgttgcgatgcaactgtgtccgcagagtgcctccgcttggcgtggtggtcccaagctgccctccaaggcctgtaagttctcatccacgcttgtggccaaggcatACAGAGATGGGAGTCAGGCCgtttctgccctgcatgccatggcctcacttcaggtctatcaggctAAGCTGCTctggcagctgcacgagggcagtgctgacccaggggtctTGCAGGAGGCGTGCACTGCTACCGACCCCCTCTCCAGGCGACGAAGGTCGCTCCTTgagtcaggtgatgtccactttggtggtccaggagcgccacctatggctgaaccttataattttccggaaccgagttaaacataaattgtaaccattaatcttcAAGTACAGCGTCcatgggaagcccaaacaaagatgattggactcagagatgaaaataacagcgtttcaaacaACATGAcgacaaacacagctcttccttcttctccgtcagaGCGCAGCAAGGCCaggccccctttttgtgaattcatgtgggtggaggttagtcaaaaaactattttagtgacgtcattcctgcaggaactagagggctgtagtccaaacgggtcgtttttttgtaggcgaattctgttaaatcaaatatctcgcttggcattgaactttgagctttagaattttacagatactatttatactctaacaacaacattacacactaactaaagtttaaaacatggaatcatgAAGAAGGGGACATTTAACACCAGTAAggcaaaggagctcattgtggactttaggaagaagaaaggaagcacgcatgaccccatccacattaacgggatggttgttgaacgtgtctccagcttcaagttcctgggaaccaccatctcagaGGAtttgtcctgggccacaaacacctccagcctgttcaagaaggctcaccagcgcctatTCTTCCTCAGGAcgctgaagaagaaccagctgtcttcagccatcctggtgaacttctaccggtgtgcgatcgagagcatcctgaccagttgcatcacagtctggtatgggaactgctcagtggctgaccgcaaggcactacagagggtggtgaaaactgcccaacgaatcacagggacaccacttcctgctatggaggacatccagaggaaacgctgtctacgtcgagctcacAGGATTTTgtaggactcctctcaccctgaccacagacttttaacctcctgccctccgggaggCGCTTCACATGTGCTtttgtcctgtctcttttctTACCCCGCCTATCTTGTTACCTTatcattgttttagttgctacacctgtgtttctcccttgctcccaGACTAATTTACCTTCACTCCgcacacctgtctctcaatcacacacacagctgttgctcATTGTCATGGATTATATATTCAcgtctcacacaccactctgtctggaTGTATTAATAGTTGTTTGTATATGCTTTGGTTCCTGGTACTCGTGTTTTGTGTCTTGGCTTGTTAcctgatttgtttctgttttgtttttgccttgttagtttttttattcttattaaagtataacttccctgcatttggacccagaccctgttctttctttgccgGCCCGTGACATGGCTAAAATAAGAAGCTGGTTATGTATTtgcccaaaaatattttttaaataattttttaatttttaaccaAACAGTAGTATTTGTTACTTCACACACCTGAGCCGGTTTCCCGATAACAattgatcttagcgcttaagaAAATTATCCATGAGTCattttacgatcgttcgttattgtttcacatgCGTTTCCCACCAATgcacgtagctgtgctttaagtgctactagtcgctatccgtttgtcaagtgctgaaatgtcaccctATAGAATGGCCCTCGTAATTGTAGCACACCATTGTTTATTGACATTAACCTAATGCTGctttccagacagacaactttgatataataactataatacaatacaatattatattatattatagtgtatcaTACTActttactttacataataatatatagtgTACTTTATatacagcagagagagagacagatacatTATTTCCGGGTCTAATATATAGCTGGTTGTTgtgcacttcagcaagtcattgacagatttttagtatttcctacattacttctttattcgttattttatttatcagtcatttaatttagatgtgtatttcattttaattattaaatttataaattaataaaaatataaagaaaacaaattataaagtgtaaaataaagcacaatcaaatccttataatAATCAGATTGCAcctgaatcaagttaaaggtgtaatctgccgattgtcctgcaggtgactgctttaatctgtcttcttacgatgcacttagggctttacgGTTACTCCAGAGAACTCgtagatctacgatgattttcaagtgctacttaagtaactattcttttgggaaacagactgtaatattaagatcagtcgtacgatcatttttacgaacttcttaggctaacgaagcttttgggaaacttaGCCCTggttttgtgaaatataattttaaatctgtttgaaGTTTTGATTCAcacctattgtttttttttatcggTGACCAAAAAGCATTTGTCAGAAATTGAATCCCTTATTACGGTCTCCTGTTTTACTTACAAACTTGTTTAGTGTCAGCAGTTTTGTCATCTGTGTGGTTTTCCTTTGCGTCTGTACCAGATCCTGCGAGAATATCAAAGATTAGTTATACAGTATCAGTTTTCTGTTcaaataatgaataaacctcagctGTTCACTTTAAGAATAATATTTCTTAACATCTACTGAGTTTCTGTCACCTGTGACTGTCACTGTGATCAAGATTTCATCATCAAAGTCCAGAACTCTGTATGTTCCTGCATCAGTGACTGTTAATGCATTAATGGTCAGGTTTCCATCTCTGACAGTCAGTCGATCGCTCCTGACCCCAGCTTCTCTCTTCCAGACCACCGTCCACTCTGAGCTCATTTTGTTCTGATGCACAACTTTTTCAGTATTGTTCAACAGAACATCCAACTTCAGCTCCTCACCCATCTTCACAGAAATCTCATCTGAGGACAAACAGACAGTTCATCCTTaaccattgttattattatgctgGAATCAATAAAGAACGTAATAGTAGGGGACACaatgtaatcatttaaaaatcagcCATTGAACAGCCTCTAGTTAAATGAACTAATCTGAATATTGGATTAGATGCATcactttaaagctgcggtagggaacttttgacgctctagcggttaataaacagaactgcttgcatcttgcggaagaacatcgtagccggaattacttctctctgtttaagtctatgaagaatcacaaaggtactgggttactccgccgcggtacccccgaagcaatctaaaatagtccgaatataaacacttattataggtgcaccctagtgattcaggacaagctaaaaacacggtttggaaaatggattcatggtgtactcgcttattatatacatttttctacattttgaacacaaacaaagttacggaccgcagctctgattggttgatttcttagcgggagcgcatgactttttctgcaaatggcaataggacactgggaggagccagaggagcttgattttttcacagattatctgtctcatattctactgtcaggacataatgacaggtttaacaaatatgtaaaaaatatttttttttacaaaagttccctacagcacctttaaatgtcTTTGGTGGTTATGGCTCTGCATGCAACACTAAAATTATTACACTGTTTTTAGGAAAACCAGAAGACACATGCTTTGATGAGTTTGGACTTTACCCTGAATATGAAGATAGTACTCCAGGGTTAATCGCTCCAGCATTGACTGTGCATTATTGTAATAGATTCTCAAAACATATTTCCCTGCGTCACTGAAACTCAGATCCTTGATGACGACGTCACAGTTTCCTTGTTTAAATACTCGTccattttcactttcacattctTCATTCTCACAACCATAGATCGTTTTTGACCAACTGCTTAAACTATAATGAGAAATCTGTCTGGCCTCAAATTCACACGGCAGGATGACGCTGTCTCCCCTTTTTCCTGTCACATGGAGAAGTTTAGTTCCTGCACGAGGGGTTCCTGCAAATACAGATAGTATAAAATTAGTTTAATGCAAAGTATCAATACTGAACATTTAATTTGTTCCCTGTTTATTCTCTGTAATCAAGGTCAACATCAAATATTCTTAAGTTAGCTGgtttaaaaatttatataaatataagcaGTAGGGAGCCACCAATATTAACTGTGCCACTTTTCAAAAGCTTCTAATGTTGATGACAAATGCTAAACTGTATCAGATGTGTCAGTGCAGCTGTAGTGAATTActgcaataatgataataataacaatataccaTGGTTGTAAATTTTCATAATCAATCTCCCACAGTCACTTGACtaaatgacatgaaagtgaaaCAATCAACTACAACATATCtacatgcaaatgaaaaaaaaatgtaaacagaactGATACTTACCACTGTGACAGATCAAGCAGAACAGCAGCAGAAGATTTGAAAACCTGACGAGAAAACAGAAGAGCTGTTTTATGCgacaaatacataaacacatcACAGACATATTTATGAAATGCCCCGATTGGTcaaatatctgaatatttaacACATGGATATTGATGTGACATGATTTAAAAAAGTCTAATAaacatgtacatttacatttaatcatttagcagacacttttatccaaagcgacttgaggacaatagaagcaatcaaaatcatcaAAAGAGCAATGTACACAGTACACGTAGCGAGGgcttaataaaaagaaaacagatagaatagaaaataatagagcaagctagtgttagagggtttgttgttgttgttaattgtataataaatgaaaagaaaacagataaaatgataaatacaaaAGATAAGAACGCtagggttagtttttttttatgaaaaaaagctGCAAATTAATATAGTGCAAGTCTCGAAGGTACAATAAGCATCAAACTATAATCTTAATCGTTGGTATTCCTTTCTCAAAATGATCAGTCAAATGTATTATAGCTACACAAAAAACCTAGTTActaagataatataataataaataaataaataaaatatcgtCGTAATCATACGTTTAGTGTAAACATGTTGAATAATTTCCGGTTAGTTCCctacaaataaacaacaatatagTATGATATAatagcacaaaaacacacagctgtgtttatttttaaaaaccggAACACTTACATGGTTAAAATCATGAACGAGTCATGTTCAGGTTTGAAAAGAACTGCGTGTTTAGTCAGCTTTAAAGAACAACAAACCGAAAGTATTAACCTGGTGAGCTATTTTTCGCACTTCCGCATTTTTCGAACGGAAATACGTCAATGAAGTGTATTAGAACTTCCTGTTATCATAGCGGTCCGCGGCAGATACGAAAAATGGCAGAGTCAAAGAGTCGCAGTTTCTGTTGTGTTCCAGGCTGTTCGTCTTTCCAAActggcaagatattcacagattcgacttctccggatcaataactcgcgagcaaaacgtttttggtacacgaattatgcctctttttactcgtagtgatgtagtaaacgagctacaagcgagtttgcctgaaaacaagctttcctccgctctgtacaaaatacgttgatctcaatgcgctggcctaagggaccgtctgcaaagtgcgaaacgcgaaaaaggttactaataaaatactcaataacttcacagtaacacactgtaagtgtcaccaaattcagttcacacatcactgctctcctgctgcttatactacaatgttggttttaaaaatagttgcttttgcacaatttctatgatttttttttattatgaaaacgttaataacgttactgtaacacactgtactttcaccaaattcagttcacacatcactgctctcctactggttatactacaacacttatattgaaaatagttgcttttgcacaatttttatgatttttttgttatgaaaaagagttaataactttactgtaacacactgtactttcaccaaattcagttcacacatcactgctctcctgctggttattctacaacaatcattttgaaattaaatgatgttgcacattttgtattatgaaaaatagttaataacttcacccttatagaacataatagttaataactttaatttaacacactgtactttcaccaaattcagttcaaacatcactgctctcctgctggttatactacaacgttcattttgaatgtaattgctttggtacatttgttatgattatatattaagaaaaatagtTAATTACTTTTCTGTtacacactgtactttcattaaaatcagttcacacatcactgctctcctgctggttttactacaacactcatattgaaaatatttgtgcctgcacattttttatgatatttcttattatatttcttcttattaaaataagttaCTGTAAACTTAATGACACTGTGAgagtatatttttataaaaaatgtgtaaaaggtattattttcaaaatgagtGCTGTattataaccagcaggagagcagttatgtgttaactgaatttggtgacagtacagtgtgttacagtaaagttattaactatttttcttaataaaaaatcctaaaaaatgtgccaaagcaattacattcaaaatgaaagttgtagtataaccagcaggaaagcagtgatgtgtgaactgaatttggtgaaagtacagtgcattacagtaaagttattaactgttatgttcaataatggtgaagttaataactatttttcataataaaaaattataaaaaatgtgccaaagcaattactttcaaaatgaaagttgtagtataaccagcagtagagcagtgatgtgtcaactgaatttggtgaaagtaaagtgtgttacagtaaagttattaactattttgttCAATAAAGGTGATGTTATTAACTattgttcataataaaaaaatcaaaaaaatgtgccaaagcaattattttcaatatgagtgttgtagtaaaaccagcaggagaacATTGATGTATGATCTGATTTtgatgaaagtacagtgtgttacagtaaagttattaacaattttttaaaataaaaaaaatatataaaaaatgtgccaaagcaattattttcgatatgagtgttgtagtaaaaccagcaggagaacATTGATGTATGATCTGATTTtgatgaaagtacagtgtgttacagtaaagttattaactattttttataataaaaaatcataacaaatgtgccaaagcaattacattcaaaatgaaagttgtagtaaaaccagctgcagagcagtgatgtgtgaactgaatttggtgaaagtacagtgtgttacagtaaagttattaactattgttcaaaataaaacatcataaaaattgtgccaaagcaattacttttaaaatgaaagttgtagtataaccagcagtagagcagtgatgtgtgaactcaatttggtgaaagtacagtgcattacagtaaagttatgaactgttatgttcaataatggtgatgttattaactatttttaataataaaaaaatcataaaatatttgcaaaagcaatttcttacaaaatgaaagttgtagtataaccagcaggagagcagtgatgtgtgaactgaatttggttgaaatacagtgtgttacagtaaaattattaactAATATGTTCAATAACGGTgacgttattaactatttttcataataaaaatcttaaagaatgtgcaaaagcaattaatttcaaaatgagtgttgtagtataaccagcaagagagcagtgatgtgtgaactgaatttggttaaagtacagtgtgttacactAAAGTTATTAgaaatttttcttaataaaaaatcataacaaatgagccaaagcaattacattcaaaatgaaagttgtagtataaccagcaggagagcagtgatgtgtgaacggAATTTGGTGAAattacagtgtgttacagtaaagttattaactattatgtccaataatggtgaattcattaactatttttcataataaaaattctaaaaaatgtgccaaagcaattactttcaaaatgaaagttgtagtataaccagcaggag contains these protein-coding regions:
- the LOC113075365 gene encoding uncharacterized protein LOC113075365, yielding MILTMFSNLLLLFCLICHSGTPRAGTKLLHVTGKRGDSVILPCEFEARQISHYSLSSWSKTIYGCENEECESENGRVFKQGNCDVVIKDLSFSDAGKYVLRIYYNNAQSMLERLTLEYYLHIQDEISVKMGEELKLDVLLNNTEKVVHQNKMSSEWTVVWKREAGVRSDRLTVRDGNLTINALTVTDAGTYRVLDFDDEILITVTVTGSGTDAKENHTDDKTADTKQVSVLDWIMFIGTSLSMLMIVLALIIVMSRNHRICRYMYLKFGYNDYR